One Oncorhynchus keta strain PuntledgeMale-10-30-2019 unplaced genomic scaffold, Oket_V2 Un_contig_6681_pilon_pilon, whole genome shotgun sequence genomic window carries:
- the LOC127926057 gene encoding postacrosomal sheath WW domain-binding protein-like isoform X3, giving the protein MEGDHYRIGYYTRPVGYYTRPVGYYTRPVGYYTRPVGYYTRPVGYYTRPVGYYTRPVGYYTRPVGYYTRPVGYYTRPVGYYTRPVGCYTRPVGYYTRPVGCYTRPVGYYIRPVGYYTRPVGYYTRPVGYYTRPVSYYTRPVGYYTRPVGYYTRPVGYYTRPVGYYTRPVGYYTRPVGYYTRPVGYYTRPVGYYTRPVGYYTRPVGYYTRPVGYYTRPVGFPSQLSPSQCGFPSQLNGFPSQLSPSQCGFPSQLNGFPSQLSPSQCGFPSQLSPSQCGFPSQLSPSLFGCLTVKLCCYRLLEAF; this is encoded by the exons atggagggagatCATTATAGAAtaggttattacactagaccagtaggttattacactagaccagtaggttattacactagaccagtaggttattacactagaccagtaggttattacactagaccagtaggttattacactagaccagtaggttattacactagaccagtaggttattacactagaccagtaggttattacactagaccagtaggttattacactagaccagtaggttattacactagaccagtaggttgttacactagaccagtaggttattacactagaccagtag gttgttacactagaccagtaggttattacattagaccagtaggttattacactagaccagtaggttattacactagaccagtaggttattacactagaccagtaagttattacactagaccagtaggttattacactagaccagtaggttattacactagaccagtaggttattacactagaccagtaggttattacactagaccagtaggttattacactagaccagtaggttattacactagaccagtaggttattacactagaccagtaggttattacactagaccagtaggttattacactagaccagtaggttattacactagaccagtaggttattacactagaccagtaggGTTCCCATCCCAGTTAAGTCCAAGTCAATGTGGGTTCCCATCCCAGTTAAATGGGTTCCCATCCCAGTTAAGTCCAAGTCAATGTGGGTTCCCATCCCAGTTAAATGGGTTCCCATCCCAGTTAAGTCCAAGTCAATGTGGGTTCCCATCCCAGTTAAGTCCAAGTCAATGTGGGTTCCCATCCCAGTTAAGTCCAAGTTTGTTTGGCTGTTTAACTGTTAAACTCTGCTGCTACAGACTGTTGGAGGCCTTCTAA
- the LOC127926057 gene encoding postacrosomal sheath WW domain-binding protein-like isoform X2: MEGDHYRIGYYTRPVGYYTRPVGYYTRPVGYYTRPVGYYTRPVGYYTRPVGYYTRPVGYYTRPVGYYTRPVGYYTRPVGYYTRPVGCYTRPVGYYTRPVGYYTRPVGCYTRPVGYYIRPVGYYTRPVGYYTRPVGYYTRPVSYYTRPVGYYTRPVGYYTRPVGYYTRPVGYYTRPVGYYTRPVGYYTRPVGYYTRPVGYYTRPVGYYTRPVGYYTRPVGYYTRPVGFPSQLSPSQCGFPSQLNGFPSQLSPSQCGFPSQLNGFPSQLSPSQCGFPSQLSPSQCGFPSQLSPSLFGCLTVKLCCYRLLEAF, from the exons atggagggagatCATTATAGAAtaggttattacactagaccagtaggttattacactagaccagtaggttattacactagaccagtaggttattacactagaccagtaggttattacactagaccagtaggttattacactagaccagtaggttattacactagaccagtaggttattacactagaccagtaggttattacactagaccagtaggttattacactagaccagtaggttattacactagaccagtaggttgttacactagaccagtaggttattacactagaccagtaggttattacactagaccagtag gttgttacactagaccagtaggttattacattagaccagtaggttattacactagaccagtaggttattacactagaccagtaggttattacactagaccagtaagttattacactagaccagtaggttattacactagaccagtaggttattacactagaccagtaggttattacactagaccagtaggttattacactagaccagtaggttattacactagaccagtaggttattacactagaccagtaggttattacactagaccagtaggttattacactagaccagtaggttattacactagaccagtaggttattacactagaccagtaggttattacactagaccagtaggGTTCCCATCCCAGTTAAGTCCAAGTCAATGTGGGTTCCCATCCCAGTTAAATGGGTTCCCATCCCAGTTAAGTCCAAGTCAATGTGGGTTCCCATCCCAGTTAAATGGGTTCCCATCCCAGTTAAGTCCAAGTCAATGTGGGTTCCCATCCCAGTTAAGTCCAAGTCAATGTGGGTTCCCATCCCAGTTAAGTCCAAGTTTGTTTGGCTGTTTAACTGTTAAACTCTGCTGCTACAGACTGTTGGAGGCCTTCTAA
- the LOC127926057 gene encoding postacrosomal sheath WW domain-binding protein-like isoform X1 — translation MEGDHYRIGYYTRPVGYYTRPVGYYTRPVGYYTRPVGYYTRPVGYYTRPVGYYTRPVGYYTRPVGYYTRPVGYYTRPVGYYTRPVGCYTRPVGYYTRPVGYYTRPVGYYTRPVGYYTRPVSYYTRPVGCYTRPVGYYIRPVGYYTRPVGYYTRPVGYYTRPVSYYTRPVGYYTRPVGYYTRPVGYYTRPVGYYTRPVGYYTRPVGYYTRPVGYYTRPVGYYTRPVGYYTRPVGYYTRPVGYYTRPVGFPSQLSPSQCGFPSQLNGFPSQLSPSQCGFPSQLNGFPSQLSPSQCGFPSQLSPSQCGFPSQLSPSLFGCLTVKLCCYRLLEAF, via the coding sequence atggagggagatCATTATAGAAtaggttattacactagaccagtaggttattacactagaccagtaggttattacactagaccagtaggttattacactagaccagtaggttattacactagaccagtaggttattacactagaccagtaggttattacactagaccagtaggttattacactagaccagtaggttattacactagaccagtaggttattacactagaccagtaggttattacactagaccagtaggttgttacactagaccagtaggttattacactagaccagtaggttattacactagaccagtaggttattacactagaccagtaggttattacactagaccagtaagttattacactagaccagtaggttgttacactagaccagtaggttattacattagaccagtaggttattacactagaccagtaggttattacactagaccagtaggttattacactagaccagtaagttattacactagaccagtaggttattacactagaccagtaggttattacactagaccagtaggttattacactagaccagtaggttattacactagaccagtaggttattacactagaccagtaggttattacactagaccagtaggttattacactagaccagtaggttattacactagaccagtaggttattacactagaccagtaggttattacactagaccagtaggttattacactagaccagtaggGTTCCCATCCCAGTTAAGTCCAAGTCAATGTGGGTTCCCATCCCAGTTAAATGGGTTCCCATCCCAGTTAAGTCCAAGTCAATGTGGGTTCCCATCCCAGTTAAATGGGTTCCCATCCCAGTTAAGTCCAAGTCAATGTGGGTTCCCATCCCAGTTAAGTCCAAGTCAATGTGGGTTCCCATCCCAGTTAAGTCCAAGTTTGTTTGGCTGTTTAACTGTTAAACTCTGCTGCTACAGACTGTTGGAGGCCTTCTAA